From the genome of Nicotiana sylvestris chromosome 1, ASM39365v2, whole genome shotgun sequence:
taTACCCGgctatcataaggctcggtagaatcatacccggccacgtggagctcggtaaaacccaactgatcagtggttgcacaataggtgttgtacccgaccgactatagcacggctcggtagagtaaaatagatacatatatataatgcatgctcgactcattgaatcacattctaaacctttcggagtgacgtaaggtcggtatcctctgtacacgttattaggactaaatcttcactatgaaccttataagaatcaggaagtaccaaaaacattgataacataagaataagagaagcaacattaacatcaatcgttccataagagggaaagcaatgtaagtactgctagcttctaagagtagagtatctttggaagctcgttcattacattatgtacaatcggagtcatgcaaaagaaggaaagggatagcctcacataccttgtatatactgccccaatcgcaagcaatgcaattgtcacaactccttagtctacaataagagaaacgatactatcgttatcatttaagcgtcataactattatgtatcgaccacaacctattttacgctGAAACGGACAACACATCCCCTAtgtatatgacttcacaccattcaaaacaatcaccaaacagccccaacaacatcaataataaacatattaagcctcccaaaatagtccacgcacaacctaattaaatcatacatacgacgaccaccgtagtcgtgtcaaacgacccggaagtgttacgaataactatcagcccacaaccctacatatatatggtgtttctccacacccttccacctccaaaaatccacaaaacattagtaaaacacgcagcccaacagcaacacaaaatagtccacaaaacagtccgctacaagtgaataactcgaactcacggcttccgatcaccgccccatgagttcttacatgtatagaacgaattaccatgaattcacagcaaataaaaatgtatgaaatatggcagtaacttaccttacttgttggataactcaggccttcccttggttcttcaaactctaggttttaccttcaaatagaacttgaaagagagggaaaatcgattagggtttgtgtgggatttttggggaggagttgcaggggttaactttcgttttgagggtctgaaatatggatgaaataactgagttcataaccccttaaaagtcgtctattggccgacttaggtcttttaattttgtcctatcattttggcaagtaggtgatgcacctacttgtcatttACCAATATGCGTAGGCTTgagaaaatatgaatatctctatactctaagatcgtattgacaaacggtttaatgcgttggaaactagactcatagatatttattttggtgggtagatcaccccataattccttgtaaattaggagaaaagcttagaaacatttgacctaatgtttaagtaaaattatgaacctaagttgcgacacctcaagataatctcatccccgagtctacgtcgattaactgaagacaaaactttaacgtacaaaaatgcgagatgtaacatccttccctccttagaaatattcgtccttgaatgtttaACTCCCcaggatctatataactttgacagagtcgcctttgtaacaatacTACTACCAATGCTTCATGTAGAAACTCAATAATTCAACGCCATATAggaccacaatcatcaataacgacaatggcctcacacgaccgatgacaataactaacacaagaatTCCTACACATACCTTAAGGTTGTGATGTATCAGTCgtacccttctctggaggaggaaataagtagggatatctagacttcatgtcttcctcggcctcccaagtcatttcttccacattctTGTTTCTCCAATATACTTTCACCAAAGCTACATCTTTAGTTCTCAATCTCCGAACATGTCTGTCTAGtatagcaatgggagtttcttcatatgatagttgCTCTGTGACCTGAACATCATCAATTGACATGATTCTAGAAGGATCTCTAATACATTtatggagcatagacacatgaaagactggatgtacGGATTCCAAGTCCGAAGGCAAGTCCAATTCATATGCTACTTGGCCTACCTTGCGTATGACCCTATATGGTCCAATGTACCAAGGGCTAAGTTTTCCCTTCCTACCAAACCTCATGACACCTTTCATCAGcgatacctttaggaatacccagTAGTCAAACTGAAACTCGAAGTCTCGCCATCGATTATCCGCATAGGACTTCTGACGGCTTTGAGTTGCTAATAGATtttcctgtataagcttaattttctcaATTGCCTGTTGTACCAATTATGGTCCTGCTAATGTAGTttccccaacatcgaaccactatataggcgacctacacttccgtccgtaaagagatttgtatggagccatttgaatattGGAATGGTatctattattatatgcgaactcaataagcggcagatgatcatcccagccatctttgaagtctatcacacaagctcataacatatcctcaagtgtctgaatagtacgctcagcctgtccgtctgtttggggatgaaatgttgtactaagacttacttgggTCCCCAAttctttttggaaggacctccagaaattAGCTATAAaatgagctcctctatccgagataatagatatagggacacaatgcagtcgtactatctccttaatataaagccttgtaTAATGCTATGCAGAATATGCAGTCCTAAGGGGCAGAAAATGGGTTGACTTTGTAAGcatatcaacaatcacccatatcgaatcgaacttacactGAGTAtgaggtaagcctatgatgaaatccatattgattacctcccatttccaagtcggaatctccatagcctacaATAATCCACCAgttttttgatgctcaatcttaacctggtgacagttaggacactgagcagcaaactccgctatatcctttttcattctatcccaccaatatacttccctgatatcatgatacatatttgtcactcctggatggatagaataacgagaatagtgagtttctcccataacctgctgaTGCGACCCtacaacatta
Proteins encoded in this window:
- the LOC138872036 gene encoding uncharacterized protein encodes the protein MKKDIAEFAAQCPNCHQAIEKIKLIQENLLATQSRQKSYADNRWRDFEFQFDYWVFLKVSLMKGVMRFGRKGKLSPWYIGPYRVIRKVGQVAYELDLPSDLESVHPVFHVSMLHKCIRDPSRIMSIDDVQVTEQLSYEETPIAILDRHVRRLRTKDVALVKVYWRNKNVEEMTWEAEEDMKSRYPYLFPPPEKGTTDTSQP